The Lutibacter sp. Hel_I_33_5 genome has a window encoding:
- the pyk gene encoding pyruvate kinase encodes MPHNKKTKIVATLGPATNTKEILFDLANTGVNVFRINFSHADYDDVKEKVKIIREINEENNFNVAILGDLQGPKLRVGVMEDGVILNDGDTFTFTTEQCIGTNEKAFMTYQRFPKDVKVGEQILVDDGKLLFEVISTNKETEVVTRVIDGGPLNSKKGVNLPNTAISLPALTDKDKKDAVFALEQQVDWIALSFVRTPEDLRMLRDLIALHSDYRVPVIAKIEKPEAVENIDALIPYCDGLMVARGDLGVEIPMQEVPLIQKMLVMRAKKARIPVIIATQMMETMIENSVPTRAEVNDVANSIMDGADAVMLSGETSVGKHPIKVIRKMTEIIGSVEMSPLIQLSHKPPHIRTNRFITKSVCYHAALMANDTNAAAISTLTNSGYTAFQISAWRPKSHVLAFSSERRILGKLNLLWGVKAFYYDKNLSTDDTVVDINKIAKEKGFVKPGELMINLTSMPVEAKGMVNTLRVSEVD; translated from the coding sequence ATGCCTCATAACAAAAAGACTAAAATAGTAGCTACATTAGGACCAGCAACAAATACGAAAGAAATTTTATTTGATTTAGCAAATACTGGTGTAAATGTTTTTAGAATTAACTTTTCACATGCAGATTATGACGATGTAAAAGAAAAGGTAAAAATCATTAGAGAAATTAATGAAGAGAATAATTTTAATGTAGCCATTTTAGGTGATTTACAAGGTCCAAAACTTAGAGTAGGAGTGATGGAAGATGGGGTTATTTTAAATGATGGAGACACATTTACTTTTACTACAGAGCAATGTATTGGAACAAATGAAAAGGCTTTTATGACCTATCAACGATTTCCAAAGGATGTAAAAGTTGGAGAACAAATATTAGTTGATGATGGTAAATTATTATTTGAAGTAATTTCTACCAATAAAGAAACAGAAGTTGTTACCAGAGTTATTGATGGAGGGCCTTTAAATTCTAAAAAAGGAGTGAATCTTCCTAATACAGCAATTTCTTTACCAGCTCTAACCGATAAAGATAAAAAAGATGCTGTTTTTGCTTTAGAGCAGCAAGTAGATTGGATTGCTTTATCATTTGTAAGAACTCCTGAAGATTTAAGAATGTTACGCGATTTAATTGCATTGCATTCTGATTATAGAGTTCCTGTAATTGCTAAAATTGAAAAACCTGAAGCTGTAGAAAATATTGATGCTTTAATTCCGTATTGCGATGGATTAATGGTTGCTCGTGGAGATTTAGGGGTAGAAATTCCGATGCAAGAAGTTCCATTAATACAGAAAATGTTAGTGATGCGTGCTAAAAAAGCAAGAATTCCTGTAATTATTGCTACGCAAATGATGGAAACCATGATTGAAAATTCTGTTCCAACTAGAGCAGAAGTTAATGATGTTGCCAATTCTATTATGGATGGTGCAGATGCAGTAATGTTATCTGGAGAAACTTCGGTTGGTAAACATCCTATAAAAGTGATTAGAAAGATGACTGAAATTATTGGAAGCGTAGAAATGTCTCCATTAATTCAATTATCACATAAACCACCACATATTAGAACCAATAGATTTATTACTAAATCGGTTTGTTATCATGCTGCCTTAATGGCAAATGACACGAATGCAGCAGCAATATCAACCCTAACAAATAGTGGTTATACAGCATTTCAAATTTCAGCTTGGCGTCCAAAATCTCATGTATTAGCATTTTCATCAGAAAGAAGAATTTTAGGAAAACTAAACTTGCTTTGGGGTGTTAAAGCTTTTTATTATGATAAAAACTTAAGTACAGACGATACTGTTGTTGACATTAATAAAATTGCCAAAGAAAAAGGTTTTGTAAAACCAGGTGAATTAATGATTAACTTAACGTCTATGCCAGTTGAAGCAAAAGGGATGGTGAATACCCTACGTGTTTCTGAAGTTGATTAA
- a CDS encoding IPExxxVDY family protein yields MQVHSLDFNDFQEDSYTLIGVHTTLEDYKLAYLLNQNLRTNFNRADYNLDFESEKNNASFSVYNYTNQQYDFDWFLIANSFKQENIKSTNEVLFDSEITTYLIPEKKKVDYFIKIIGDVEYSYISKTIDAIQNISQVITSYTIDSTTLKSKDFLIF; encoded by the coding sequence ATGCAAGTACATTCTTTAGATTTTAATGATTTTCAAGAAGATTCGTACACATTAATTGGTGTTCATACAACATTAGAAGATTACAAACTTGCTTATTTATTGAATCAGAATTTAAGAACAAATTTTAATAGAGCTGATTATAATTTAGATTTTGAAAGTGAAAAGAACAATGCATCATTTTCTGTTTACAATTATACAAATCAGCAATACGATTTCGATTGGTTTTTAATCGCAAATAGCTTTAAACAAGAAAATATAAAATCAACAAACGAAGTATTATTTGATAGTGAAATAACTACGTATTTAATTCCAGAGAAAAAAAAAGTAGATTATTTTATTAAAATTATTGGCGATGTAGAGTATAGTTATATTTCTAAAACTATAGATGCAATTCAAAATATTAGTCAAGTAATAACCTCATACACAATAGATTCAACAACATTAAAGTCTAAAGACTTTTTAATTTTTTAA
- the rnc gene encoding ribonuclease III: MNYLRRIVKPQNKEDEEFYYKIKELLNFKPIKLSHYKKAFTHRSVKMVDKKGIPINYERLEFLGDAMLGSVIASYLYQKVPNGTEGYLTQMRSKVVSREHLNELGKDLELIKYVKSNIDSRNIGDNIHGNIFESLVGAIYLDRGYNYCKQFIYDKVIVPYVDIEKLEGKITSYKGLIIEWCQKQKKKYSFDTYEDTGNQAIKHFSVKVSIDGELIAKGRAKSKKKAEEQASKRVYYTFQHLITNS; the protein is encoded by the coding sequence ATGAATTATCTTCGTAGAATTGTAAAACCTCAGAATAAAGAAGATGAGGAATTCTATTATAAGATAAAAGAACTTCTCAATTTTAAACCCATAAAATTATCACATTACAAAAAGGCGTTTACACATCGTTCTGTAAAAATGGTTGATAAAAAAGGGATCCCAATAAATTACGAAAGACTAGAATTCTTAGGTGATGCCATGTTGGGTTCTGTAATTGCTTCTTATCTTTATCAAAAAGTACCAAATGGTACAGAAGGATACTTAACTCAAATGCGATCTAAAGTTGTAAGTAGAGAACATCTAAATGAGTTAGGAAAAGATTTAGAGTTAATAAAATATGTAAAAAGTAATATTGACAGTAGAAATATTGGAGATAACATTCATGGAAATATTTTCGAATCGCTTGTTGGAGCAATTTATTTAGATAGAGGTTATAATTATTGTAAGCAATTTATTTATGATAAAGTAATTGTGCCTTATGTTGATATAGAAAAACTAGAAGGAAAAATTACCAGTTATAAAGGATTGATTATTGAATGGTGTCAGAAACAAAAAAAGAAATATTCCTTTGATACCTATGAAGATACAGGAAATCAAGCTATAAAACACTTTAGTGTAAAAGTTAGTATTGATGGAGAATTAATTGCAAAAGGAAGAGCAAAATCTAAGAAAAAAGCTGAAGAGCAAGCATCTAAAAGAGTGTATTATACATTTCAGCATTTAATTACTAATTCTTAA
- the fabF gene encoding beta-ketoacyl-ACP synthase II, protein MQLKRVVVTGLGALTPIGNNIEEYWNNLVNGVSGSAPITHFDATKFKTRFACEVKNFTVNDFIHRKEARKMDKFTQYAVVASDEAIADAEFDLDKLNKLRVGVIWGAGIGGLETFQNEAINYGAGDGTPRFNPFFIPKMIADIAPGHISIKNGFMGPNFTTVSACASSANAMIDALNYIRLGHCDVIVTGGSEAAVAISGIGGFNALQALSTRNESPETASRPFDAERDGFVLGEGAGAIILEEYEHAKARGAKIYAEVIGGGMSSDAHHITAPHPEGIGVIAVMKNCLENAGINPEDVDHINTHGTSTPLGDVAELKAISEVFGDHAKNININSTKSMTGHLLGAAGAIESIASILAMKHGIIPPTINHATIDEKINPDLNLTLNKAQKREVNIAMSNTFGFGGHNACVAFKKLEE, encoded by the coding sequence ATGCAATTAAAACGAGTTGTAGTCACTGGACTTGGTGCATTAACACCAATTGGTAACAATATTGAAGAATATTGGAATAACTTAGTTAACGGAGTTAGCGGGTCTGCACCAATTACACATTTTGATGCTACCAAGTTCAAGACTCGTTTTGCATGTGAAGTTAAAAACTTTACTGTGAATGATTTTATTCACAGGAAAGAAGCTCGTAAAATGGATAAATTTACGCAGTATGCTGTTGTTGCTTCCGATGAAGCAATTGCTGATGCTGAGTTTGATTTAGACAAACTTAATAAATTACGAGTAGGCGTAATTTGGGGAGCAGGAATTGGTGGATTAGAAACTTTTCAGAACGAAGCTATAAATTATGGTGCTGGAGACGGAACACCAAGATTTAACCCTTTCTTTATTCCAAAAATGATTGCAGATATAGCGCCAGGACATATTTCTATAAAAAATGGATTTATGGGGCCTAACTTTACTACCGTATCTGCTTGTGCATCATCTGCAAATGCAATGATTGATGCGCTAAATTATATTAGATTAGGACATTGTGATGTTATTGTAACTGGTGGCTCGGAAGCTGCGGTTGCCATTTCAGGAATCGGTGGTTTTAATGCCTTACAAGCTTTATCAACAAGAAATGAAAGTCCAGAAACGGCATCAAGACCTTTTGATGCAGAACGTGATGGTTTTGTTTTAGGTGAAGGTGCAGGTGCTATTATTTTAGAAGAATACGAGCACGCAAAAGCACGAGGTGCAAAAATCTATGCAGAAGTTATTGGAGGCGGAATGTCTTCTGATGCACATCATATTACCGCACCACATCCAGAAGGAATAGGTGTAATTGCTGTGATGAAAAACTGTTTAGAAAACGCTGGAATTAATCCAGAAGATGTAGATCATATTAATACACATGGAACTTCGACACCATTAGGTGATGTAGCAGAATTAAAAGCTATTTCTGAAGTTTTTGGAGATCACGCAAAGAATATCAATATAAACTCTACAAAATCAATGACAGGTCATTTGTTGGGTGCTGCTGGTGCAATTGAATCTATTGCTTCCATTTTAGCTATGAAACATGGAATTATTCCACCAACAATTAATCATGCTACTATTGATGAAAAAATCAATCCAGATTTAAACCTTACGTTAAATAAAGCTCAAAAGCGAGAAGTTAACATTGCTATGAGTAATACTTTTGGTTTTGGAGGACATAATGCTTGTGTAGCCTTTAAAAAATTAGAGGAATAA
- a CDS encoding acyl carrier protein produces the protein MSDIASRVKAIIVDKLGVDDNEVTSEASFTNDLGADSLDTVELIMEFEKEFDIQIPDDQAENIGTVGQAVSYIEEAKK, from the coding sequence ATGTCAGACATTGCATCAAGAGTAAAAGCGATTATCGTAGACAAACTAGGAGTAGACGATAACGAAGTAACTTCAGAAGCTAGCTTCACTAACGATTTAGGAGCAGATTCTTTAGATACTGTTGAGTTAATTATGGAATTCGAAAAAGAATTTGATATTCAAATTCCAGACGATCAAGCAGAAAATATTGGAACTGTTGGTCAAGCAGTTAGCTATATAGAAGAAGCAAAAAAGTAA
- a CDS encoding phosphoribosylglycinamide formyltransferase: MKRIVIFASGSGTNAENIIKYFQSSETILVTKVLTNNEHAKVIDKCKNLKINHLHFDKNAFSITDSVLNLLKTEADYIILAGFLWKIPSKIVEAFPNKIINIHPALLPNYGGKGMYGMNVHKAVKKNNDKESGITIHYVNENYDEGAIIFQAKTSIYANDTPEDIAKKIHKLEYKYFPKIIEKVILKNG; the protein is encoded by the coding sequence ATGAAACGTATTGTGATTTTTGCTTCTGGTTCTGGCACCAATGCTGAAAATATTATTAAGTACTTTCAATCATCTGAAACTATTCTGGTTACCAAAGTGCTAACTAACAATGAACATGCCAAAGTTATAGATAAGTGTAAAAATCTAAAAATCAATCATTTACATTTTGACAAAAATGCATTTTCAATTACTGACAGCGTACTAAACCTATTAAAAACAGAGGCTGATTACATAATACTTGCAGGGTTTTTATGGAAAATACCATCAAAAATAGTAGAAGCTTTCCCTAATAAAATCATTAATATTCATCCTGCGTTGTTACCTAATTATGGTGGAAAAGGAATGTATGGAATGAATGTTCATAAAGCGGTAAAAAAGAATAATGATAAAGAATCTGGTATCACAATTCATTATGTAAATGAAAATTATGATGAAGGCGCAATTATTTTTCAAGCAAAAACATCTATTTATGCAAATGATACTCCAGAAGATATTGCAAAAAAAATTCACAAATTAGAGTATAAGTACTTTCCAAAAATTATTGAAAAAGTAATTTTAAAAAATGGCTAA
- a CDS encoding viroplasmin family protein, with amino-acid sequence MAKKKFYVVWKGRKKGVFTSWNDCKKQIDGFEGAQYKSFINKKEAEDALKKNYIDYKGKNTKKVTLTATEKAAYGSPILESISVDAACAGNPGKMEYRGVLTHNKKQIFIKGPFKKGTNNIGEFLALVHGIALLKSKNNTSTPIYSDSKIAMSWVKKKQCRTNIVFDASNKDLLELIKRAEKWLNENTYTNPILKWETKAWGEIPADFGRK; translated from the coding sequence ATGGCTAAAAAAAAGTTTTATGTAGTTTGGAAGGGTCGTAAAAAAGGAGTTTTTACGTCTTGGAATGATTGCAAAAAACAAATAGATGGTTTTGAAGGTGCCCAATACAAATCTTTTATAAATAAGAAAGAAGCAGAAGATGCTCTTAAAAAAAACTACATCGATTATAAAGGGAAAAACACAAAGAAAGTAACACTAACTGCTACAGAAAAAGCTGCATATGGTTCTCCTATTTTAGAAAGTATATCTGTTGATGCTGCTTGTGCAGGAAACCCTGGTAAAATGGAGTATAGAGGTGTTTTAACCCATAACAAAAAACAAATTTTTATTAAAGGACCTTTTAAAAAAGGTACTAATAATATTGGTGAGTTTTTAGCTTTAGTGCACGGAATTGCCTTATTAAAAAGTAAAAACAATACTTCAACTCCTATTTATTCCGATTCAAAAATTGCCATGAGTTGGGTAAAAAAGAAACAATGTAGGACTAATATTGTCTTTGATGCTTCCAACAAAGATTTATTGGAATTGATAAAAAGAGCTGAAAAATGGCTCAACGAAAATACATACACAAATCCAATTTTGAAATGGGAAACAAAAGCTTGGGGAGAAATTCCTGCAGATTTTGGTAGAAAATAA